A genome region from Pongo pygmaeus isolate AG05252 chromosome 17, NHGRI_mPonPyg2-v2.0_pri, whole genome shotgun sequence includes the following:
- the CHMP1B gene encoding charged multivesicular body protein 1b, translating into MSNMEKHLFNLKFAAKELSRSAKKCDKEEKAEKAKIKKAIQKGNMEVARIHAENAIRQKNQAVNFLRMSARVDAVAARVQTAVTMGKVTKSMAGVVKSMDATLKTMNLEKISALMDKFEHQFETLDVQTQQMEDTMSSTTTLTTPQNQVDMLLQEMADEAGLDLNMELPQGQTGSVGTSVASAEQDELSQRLARLRDQV; encoded by the coding sequence ATGtctaacatggagaaacacctGTTCAACCTGAAGTTCGCGGCCAAAGAACTGAGTAGGAGTGCCAAAAAATGCGATAAGGAGGAAAAGGCCGAAAAGGCCAAAATTAAAAAGGCCATTCAGAAGGGCAACATGGAAGTTGCGAGGATACACGCCGAAAATGCCATCCGCCAGAAGAACCAGGCGGTGAATTTCTTGAGAATGAGTGCGCGAGTCGATGCAGTGGCTGCCAGGGTCCAGACGGCGGTGACGATGGGCAAGGTGACCAAGTCGATGGCTGGTGTGGTTAAGTCGATGGATGCGACGTTGAAGACCATGAATCTGGAGAAGATTTCTGCTTTGATGGACAAATTCGAGCACCAGTTTGAGACTCTGGACGTCCAGACGCAGCAAATGGAAGACACGATGAGCAGCACGACGACGCTCACCACTCCCCAGAACCAAGTGGATATGCTGCTCCAGGAAATGGCAGATGAGGCGGGCCTCGACCTCAACATGGAGCTGCCGCAGGGGCAGACCGGCTCCGTGGGCACGAGCGTGGCTTCGGCGGAGCAGGATGAACTGTCTCAGAGACTGGCCCGCCTTCGGGATCAAGTGTGA